GGCTGAAGCAAGATTGAATGCACAAATTGACATAGAAGAGAAGAAAAAACTTGCAACCTGGGTTATAGATAATAGTAAAAACCTTAAACATCTACAACAAGAAACTGAACAGATTTTCAACAAAATCACCAAATATAGGTAATCAAACTAATAATTTCACTTAATATAAGCTAGCCTTAAGCTATGGTATAATTCGCTCAATTTTTTATTGGAGACAACTAATGACCATAGCAAAATATTCTGCAAATGGCAATGATTTTGTCATTTTTCACACTTTTGTCAAAAAAGAGCAAAATACTTTAGCAAAAGAGCTTTGTCACAGACAAAATGGTGTGGGTGCAGATGGTTTAATTGTCCTAGTTCCTCATGAAAAATATGACTTTGAATGGCAGTTTTACAATGCTGACGGAAGCGATGCTGCAATGTGCGGCAATGGAAGCCGAGCAGCAGCGCATTATGCGTATAAACATGGTCTTGCTTCAAAGAGTATGCGTTTTTTAACCGGAGCTGGTGTTATAGAAGCTGAGGTTGACGGTGACATTGTCACTAGTGAATTGACACCTCCTAAAATTATAAATCAAGACATTGAAGAGTTTGGAAAAAAATGGTGGCTTATAGATACAGGTGTACCACACCTTGTCGGTTTAGTTGACACTGTTGACACTTTTGATCTGCAAGAAGCTAGAGAACTTAGGTATAAATTCAATGCAAATATCAATATAGCAGCAGTTAAAGACAATACTCTTTATGTACGCACATATGAGCGTGGAGTTGAAGATGAGACACTTGCTTGTGGTACTGGAATGGCAGCCTGCTTCTACCGTACCAATTTAGAAGAGAAAGCAGGAGAAAGTATGGTGGTTATACCAACTAGTGGTGAAAAACTTGAACTTGCTAAAAAGGGTAACACACTAACACTAAAAGGCGAAGTACGCCATACATTTGATGCAATAATGGAGAGAGAAATTGACTAAATTAATTACAGGAGTTTTATTAGCTCAGGCACTACTTTTTGCCGATGCTCTTAAAACATTTCCAAAAGAGTACTACTCTATAAAGAAGAGTGAAAAACAGAAAGAGAAATTTGTAGAAATTCTCTATCCTTTAATTTTAAAAGAGGAAGAGAAGATTCGTAAAGAACGACAGTTTGTCAAATCTTTTTTTACAAAATTTCAAAGTGTTGGTATTGTAACACCGAATGAGGTTAAAAAACTAGAAGCAATAGCTAAAAAGTATCGTATAAAATCTCTTTATGATAAAGAAGAGTACCTTAAAAGAGTAGATACTATACCGGTTTCTATGGTGCTTGCACAAGCAGCTATAGAGAGCAACTGGGGTAAAAGCCGCTTTGCTCGTGAAGCAAACAATCTTTTTGGAGAATGGACATGGGGAAAAAAGGGAATTATTCCAAAAAACAGACCAGAAGGAAAACGCTATAAAATACGAATTTTTGATTCGCTTGAAGATTCAATCGCCTCTTATATGAGAAACCTGAACCGTCACTGGGCTTATAAAGAGTTCAGAGAAGCTAGATACTTAGCAAAGAAGATGGGTAAACCATTTGGAGGATTCACTGCATCAGCCTATTTGACACGCTATTCACAGTTGGGTGAAAAATATACACTTATGATCAAGAAAACGATAGATGAACATGAATGGGATCTTTATGATATACCAAAGAGTACACCTCAAGTCAAACTTAAAAATGAGATTGTTATGCTCTCAAAAGAGATTTATAGAAGTATTGGAAGATAAAAAATCCGCTTTTAAAAAGCGGATTTTATAAACCGGCCTCTTTAATCGCTTCTGCTTGGAAGTGTGCTATGAGAGGCTCAATTACTTCATCAAGCAAACCACCTTCCATAATCTCATTTAAGCGATATAGAGTCAAACCTATTCTATGATCAGTAATACGGTTTTGAGGATAGTTGTATGTTCTGATTCTTTCACTTCTGTCTCCAGAACCAACTTGTGCTTTTCTGTCGGCACTTGAGGCAGCTAACTGCTCTTGGAGGTATTTCTCATATACACGTGCTTTAAGAATTTTTAGAGCTTTTTCTTTATTTTTATGCTGTGATTTTTCATCTTGCATTGCAACAACGATGCCGGTTGGAATATGGGTAATGCGAACTGCTGAGTCAGTAGTGTTTACTGACTGACCACCACAACCGCTTGAGCGGTATACATCTATTTTCAGATCATTTGGATTGATTTGTACATCAACATCTTCTACTTCAGGTAAAATTGCTACTGTTACTGCTGAAGTATGAATACGACCTTGAGACTCTGTAGCAGGAACACGCTGAACACGATGCGTTCCAGCTTCATATTTAAGCCTACTGTAAACTTTTTCCCCTTTTATCAGGGCAACAATCTCTTTATAACCGCCTGCTTCACTTTCACTTGAGCTTTCTATGACAATTTTCCAACCCTTGTTTTCAGCATATCTTACATATGCTTTAAAAAGATCGCCAACAAAAAGTGCTGCTTCATCACCACCTGTTCC
This region of Hydrogenimonas thermophila genomic DNA includes:
- the prfA gene encoding peptide chain release factor 1, whose amino-acid sequence is MLREKLQPFIDRYNEINNLLSSPDITSDIKQMTALSKEQSDLEPLVEKAKTYIATVEAIEENKSLLGDPELGELAAEELKELEPQLEKMTDEIKLLLIPKDPNDDKNIYLEIRAGTGGDEAALFVGDLFKAYVRYAENKGWKIVIESSSESEAGGYKEIVALIKGEKVYSRLKYEAGTHRVQRVPATESQGRIHTSAVTVAILPEVEDVDVQINPNDLKIDVYRSSGCGGQSVNTTDSAVRITHIPTGIVVAMQDEKSQHKNKEKALKILKARVYEKYLQEQLAASSADRKAQVGSGDRSERIRTYNYPQNRITDHRIGLTLYRLNEIMEGGLLDEVIEPLIAHFQAEAIKEAGL
- a CDS encoding glucosaminidase domain-containing protein codes for the protein MTKLITGVLLAQALLFADALKTFPKEYYSIKKSEKQKEKFVEILYPLILKEEEKIRKERQFVKSFFTKFQSVGIVTPNEVKKLEAIAKKYRIKSLYDKEEYLKRVDTIPVSMVLAQAAIESNWGKSRFAREANNLFGEWTWGKKGIIPKNRPEGKRYKIRIFDSLEDSIASYMRNLNRHWAYKEFREARYLAKKMGKPFGGFTASAYLTRYSQLGEKYTLMIKKTIDEHEWDLYDIPKSTPQVKLKNEIVMLSKEIYRSIGR
- the dapF gene encoding diaminopimelate epimerase, whose protein sequence is MTIAKYSANGNDFVIFHTFVKKEQNTLAKELCHRQNGVGADGLIVLVPHEKYDFEWQFYNADGSDAAMCGNGSRAAAHYAYKHGLASKSMRFLTGAGVIEAEVDGDIVTSELTPPKIINQDIEEFGKKWWLIDTGVPHLVGLVDTVDTFDLQEARELRYKFNANINIAAVKDNTLYVRTYERGVEDETLACGTGMAACFYRTNLEEKAGESMVVIPTSGEKLELAKKGNTLTLKGEVRHTFDAIMEREID